A stretch of the Gadus morhua unplaced genomic scaffold, gadMor3.0, whole genome shotgun sequence genome encodes the following:
- the LOC115538570 gene encoding meiosis 1 arrest protein yields MLGTEMDLQRVDNSTVAVETVLKSWLQAQGGDREQLNLVLPGGADRDSPVYIKCDVQERLLSPALLPLTLNIGPKTESAGDLPPPAKGSANQNPPPPRLTAVKTLRMEGVCESVMYGLPMVLRPTSCWQLDWDELESNHDLFHALCHTLRSRDLFLLVRSDTARSPAAPRPGLQAHYVLQASPFSSLLLKPVVSRELLLPCPLPTSAQDPRPDTLHAIQGSLAQLDEDSVFNPLSVNSNLYQHLKNRALLSRPKYPYRVPQAARRDQPLPPEGAKASHMRPPRQQGHLGPPPTHKVRATVAPLPSSSSFASCQGPPPSKASRPALTFLSSGGRAPRAPPVSYTEEERDPEEEEDFLMPL; encoded by the exons ATGCTCGGGACGGAGATGGACCTGCAGCGAGTGGACAACAGCACAGTCGCCGTGGAGACGGTGCTGAAGTCCTGGCTCCAGGCCCAGGGGGGCGACCGGGAGCAGCTGAACCTCGTCCTGCCCGGGGGGGCGGACAGAGACAGCCCAG taTACATAAAGTGTGACGTGCAGGAACGTCTGCtaagccccgccctcctcccgcTGACCCTAAACATTGGCCCAAAGACCGAGAGCGCCGGAGATCTCCCGCCCCCTGCCAAGGGTTCGGCCAATCAAAACCCTCCGCCGCCAAGACTCACAGCCGTCAA gaCTCTGCGCATGGAGggcgtgtgtgagagcgtgaTGTACGGCCTGCCCATGGTACTGAGGCCCACCTCCTGCTGGCAGCTGGACTGGGATGAGTTGGAGAGCAACCACGATCTGTTCCACGCCCTTTGTCACACACTCAGG AGCCGGGATCTGTTCCTGCTGGTGAGGTCCGATACGGCCCGTAGTCCTGCCGCCCCCCGCCCAG GCCTCCAGGCCCACTACGTCCTCCAGGCCTCCccgttctcctccctcctcctgaagCCGGTGGTCTCCagggagctgctgctgccctgCCCCCTGCCCACGTCCGCCCAGGACCCCCGGCCTGACACCCTGCACGCCATACAG ggcAGTCTGGCCCAGCTTGATGAAGACAGTGTGTTCAACCCTCTGTCTGTGAATAGTAACCTGTACCAGCACCTCAAGAACCGGGCCCTTCTCTCTCGACCCAAGTACCCCTACAG AGTACCTCAAGCGGCCAGAAGAGACCAGCCTCtcccaccagagggcgccaaaGCCTCACACATGAGGCCGCCCAGACAG cagggtcacctgggccccccccccacccacaaggTCAGAGCCACGGTGGCCCCCCtcccgtcctcgtcctccttcgCCTCCTGCCAGGGGCCCCCTCCCTCCAAGGCGTCCCGCCCGGCCCTCACCTTCCTCAGCAGCGGGGGCCGGGCCCCTAGGGCGCCCCCTGTGTCCTACACTGAAGAGGAGCGCGacccagaggaagaggaggactttcTAATGCCTCTGTGA